Proteins from a single region of Apium graveolens cultivar Ventura chromosome 7, ASM990537v1, whole genome shotgun sequence:
- the LOC141670799 gene encoding T-complex protein 1 subunit delta, with amino-acid sequence MAAAVHSSKTESYVDNKRKDDIRMANINAARSVSDAVRTSLGPKGMDKMISTASGEVIITNDGATILNKMEVLQPAAKFLVELSKSQDIVAGDGTTTVVVIAGALLKQCQSLLSSGIHPTVISEALHKVSLKSVDVLTAMSVPIELTDRESLIKSASTSLNSKVVSQYSSLLAPLAVEAVLNVVDENKPDLVDLRDVKVVKKLGGTVDDTELVKGLVFDKKVSHASGGLTRVENAKIGVIQFQISPPKTDIEQSIVVSDYTQMDRILKEERNYILGMIKKIKATGCNVLLIQKSILRDAVTDLSLHYLAKAKILVVKDVERDEIEFITKTLNCLPIANIEHFRVEKLGFADLVEEVSLGERKIVKITGIKEMGRTTTVLVRGSNQLVLDEAERSLHDALCVVRCLVNKKFLIAGGGAPEIELSRQLGAWAKVLQGMEGYCVKSFAEALEVIPYTLAENAGLNPIVIVTELRNRHAQGEINAGINVRKGQITNILEENVVQPLLVSTSAISLATECVRMILKIDDIVTVR; translated from the coding sequence atggCCGCCGCAGTCCACTCCTCCAAAACTGAGTCCTACGTGGACAACAAACGCAAAGACGACATCCGAATGGCCAACATCAACGCCGCCCGATCCGTCTCCGACGCCGTCCGCACCTCTCTCGGTCCCAAAGGCATGGACAAAATGATCTCCACCGCCTCCGGCGAAGTCATCATCACCAACGACGGCGCCACTATTCTCAACAAAATGGAAGTCCTCCAACCGGCGGCGAAGTTTCTCGTCGAACTCTCCAAGTCTCAGGACATCGTCGCCGGCGACGGCACCACCACCGTCGTCGTCATCGCCGGCGCTCTCCTCAAACAATGCCAATCTCTCCTCTCTTCCGGTATTCATCCTACGGTAATTTCTGAAGCTTTGCATAAGGTTTCGTTAAAAAGTGTCGATGTGTTAACCGCTATGTCTGTTCCAATTGAATTAACTGATAGAGAGAGCTTGATTAAGAGTGCTAGTACTAGTTTGAATAGTAAAGTTGTATCGCAATACTCGAGTTTGTTAGCTCCGTTGGCGGTTGAGGCGGTTTTGAATGTAGTCGATGAGAATAAGCCGGATTTAGTTGATTTGAGGGATGTTAAGGTTGTTAAGAAGCTAGGAGGGACGGTGGATGATACGGAGTTGGTTAAGGGGTTAGTGTTTGATAAGAAGGTGAGTCATGCTTCGGGAGGGTTGACTAGGGTTGAGAATGCGAAAATTGGGGTAATTCAGTTTCAGATTAGTCCGCCGAAGACGGATATTGAGCAGAGTATTGTGGTTAGTGATTATACGCAGATGGATAGGATTTTGAAGGAGGAGAGGAATTATATATTGGGGATGATTAAGAAGATTAAGGCGACGGGGTGTAATGTGTTGTTGATTCAGAAGAGTATTTTGAGGGATGCTGTTACGGATTTGTCGTTGCATTATTTGGCTAAGGCAAAGATTTTGGTTGTTAAAGATGTGGAAAGGGATGAGATTGAGTTTATTACGAAGACGTTGAATTGTTTGCCGATTGCGAATATTGAGCATTTTAGGGTGGAGAAGTTGGGGTTTGCGGATTTGGTTGAGGAGGTTTCGTTGGGGGAGAGGAAGATTGTGAAGATTACAGGGATTAAGGAGATGGGTAGGACGACTACGGTGTTGGTTCGTGGGTCGAATCAGTTGGTTCTTGATGAGGCGGAGAGGAGTTTGCATGATGCTTTGTGTGTTGTTAGGTGTTTAGTTAATAAGAAGTTTTTGATTGCTGGAGGTGGGGCGCCGGAGATTGAGCTTTCGAGGCAGTTGGGTGCTTGGGCTAAGGTGTTGCAGGGGATGGAAGGGTACTGTGTGAAGTCTTTTGCTGAGGCTTTGGAAGTTATTCCTTATACTTTGGCTGAGAATGCAGGTTTGAACCCGATTGTTATTGTGACTGAGCTTCGCAACAGGCACGCACAGGGTGAGATCAATGCTGGGATCAATGTCAGGAAAGGGCAGATCACTAATATCTTGGAGGAGAATGTGGTGCAGCCCCTGCTAGTGAGCACAAGTGCTATTTCACTGGCAACAGAGTGTGTGCGGATGATCTTGAAGATTGATGACATTGTCACAGTGAGGTAG